One genomic segment of Primulina tabacum isolate GXHZ01 chromosome 9, ASM2559414v2, whole genome shotgun sequence includes these proteins:
- the LOC142555917 gene encoding uncharacterized protein LOC142555917: MPAVWFAVKRSLYCKSEPKNVHDPNGNGSQNLRKIVTKKNSGNRSGCSRSIANLKDVVIHGSKRHTEKPPVCSPRSIGSSELLNPITHEVVLNNSTCELKISSTSYDFQEGRSGGGGDEDVSDFVGILKPGTPGPGRLHLGTGQKPGGFGSPVRRTSSSLSRRASGFGAIVTRPRCSLGGDFQLFCHKCGEKFVKWEAVEEHHLSKHAVTELVEGDSSRRIVEIICRGSCNKPDNSSRGIERILKVHNMQKTIAQFEEYRELVKIKANKLPKKHPRCMADGNELLRFHGSTLECSLGMKNTPALCTSDTCIVCRILRQGFSTKKESSSNSIGVFTASTSSRAFQSIQIDEERVPSMKKALIVCRVIAGRVHRPLENVEEIAGQSGFDSLAGKVGLHSNIEELYLLSPKALLPCFVVIYKH, from the exons ATGCCTGCTGTTTGGTTTGCTGTAAAGAGGTCTCTGTACTGCAAATCAGAGCCCAAAAACGTGCATGATCCAAATGGTAATGGAAGCCAAAATCTGCGCAAGATTGTGACCAAGAAAAACAGCGGCAACCGTTCGGGCTGTTCCAGGTCTATTGCAAATCTAAAGGATGTGGTGATTCATGGAAGCAAGAGGCATACAGAAAAGCCACCAGTGTGCAGCCCGAGATCCATCGGCAGCAGTGAACTCCTGAATCCGATAACTCATGAAGTTGTGCTGAATAATTCAACTTGTGAACTCAAGATTAGTAGTACAAGTTACGATTTTCAAGAAGGACGGAGTGGTGGCGGTGGAGATGAGGATGTTTCGGATTTTGTGGGAATCTTGAAGCCTGGAACTCCTGGCCCTGGGCGACTGCACCTCGGCACCGGACAGAAGCCAGGTGGCTTTGGAAGCCCAGTTCGGAGGACGTCTAGTAGCCTTTCCAGGCGGGCTTCTGGATTCGGTGCAATTGTCACAAGGCCAAGGTGTTCTTTGGGGGGAGATTTTCAATTGTTTTGTCATAAATGCGGTGAGAAATTTGTCAAGTGGGAAGCTGTGGAGGAACATCACCTCTCCAAACATGCGG TTACTGAACTAGTTGAAGGAGACTCCTCTAGAAGAATCGTGGAAATAATCTGCCGAGGCAGCTGCAACAAGCCGGACAACTCCTCCAGAGGCATCGAAAGAATCTTGAAAGTCCACAACATGCAGAAAACAATAGCACAGTTTGAGGAATACCGTGAGCTGGTGAAAATCAAAGCCAACAAACTGCCCAAGAAGCATCCACGCTGCATGGCTGATGGGAACGAGCTTCTACGATTCCATGGCTCCACCCTCGAATGCTCATTAGGCATGAAAAACACCCCCGCCCTCTGCACATCAGACACATGCATTGTATGCCGGATTTTGAGACAGGGGTTTTCGACCAAGAAAGAATCAAGTAGTAACAGCATTGGTGTATTCACGGCTTCTACCAGCAGTCGAGCATTCCAATCAATCCAGATCGACGAAGAAAGAGTCCCATCCATGAAGAAAGCTCTTATTGTGTGCAGAGTCATAGCAGGAAGAGTGCACAGGCCTCTTGAAAATGTAGAAGAGATTGCAGGCCAATCGGGTTTTGATTCGTTGGCTGGAAAAGTAGGGCTTCACTCGAATATCGAAGAACTTTATTTGCTCAGCCCCAAAGCTCTGCTTCCTTGCTTTGTGGTGATTTACAAGCATTAG
- the LOC142555918 gene encoding small ribosomal subunit protein mL103 (rPPR7)-like yields the protein MSSNLCCRLRQIFQRKPTGTTSPTISGNDHLEYLVDRFKKKSNSTNFRRNRLAYKITVNRLARVHRFSSIHDILNHQKQYPDITDEHFAARLISLYGESRMFDHALQLFDEMPDLNCPRSVLSFNALLAACIASKEFDKFSELFREIPRKLSIEPDIISYNTMIKAFCEVGSMDAAVSLLDEIEKNGIEPNLITFHILLGSFYKGDAENFSKAETFWSLMQEKEVVLDVRSYNSRLHGMMRQKRVSEALDVLKEMEERGLQPNHYSYNVMIKGFVDEGNLKEAKKWYASMIGNGYMADFFTHATLIPFACSKNDVDFAHELCIKSVDMKRPVSNGLMQKVADALFEQSEAEKAKELLKLKDSKGRLPDGNSLPAGD from the coding sequence ATGTCTTCAAATCTCTGCTGCCGCCTCCGCCAGATTTTTCAGCGGAAACCCACTGGCACCACCTCACCGACTATCTCTGGCAACGATCATCTCGAATACCTCGTTGACCGATTCAAGAAAAAGTCGAATTCCACCAACTTCCGCCGTAATCGCTTAGCATACAAGATTACTGTCAACCGCCTCGCCAGAGTACACCGCTTCTCTTCCATTCATGACATACTCAATCATCAGAAACAGTATCCTGACATAACCGACGAACACTTCGCTGCTCGTCTCATATCTCTTTATGGTGAATCCAGAATGTTCGATCACGCCCTTCAGTTGTTCGATGAAATGCCGGACCTAAATTGTCCGAGAAGTGTTCTGTCCTTTAATGCCCTTTTGGCAGCCTGCATTGCTTCAAAGGAGTTTGACAAATTCAGCGAGCTTTTCCGAGAAATTCCTAGAAAATTATCGATAGAGCCTGATATAATATCTTACAACACCATGATCAAAGCTTTTTGCGAAGTGGGATCTATGGATGCGGCTGTTTCATTGTTGGACGAGATTGAGAAAAATGGTATTGAGCCAAATTTGATTACTTTCCACATTCTCTTGGGCTCATTCTATAAGGGTGATGCTGAAAATTTTTCCAAAGCTGAAACTTTTTGGAGTTTGATGCAAGAGAAGGAAGTCGTTCTTGATGTAAGGAGTTATAACTCACGATTACATGGAATGATGAGGCAGAAGCGGGTATCAGAAGCCTTAGATGTGCTCAAAGAGATGGAGGAAAGGGGGCTGCAGCCGAACCATTACTCGTACAATGTCATGATCAAAGGGTTTGTGGATGAAGGGAATTTGAAGGAAGCAAAGAAGTGGTACGCTTCCATGATAGGCAATGGTTACATGGCAGATTTTTTCACACATGCGACGCTTATTCCATTTGCTTGTTCCAAGAATGATGTTGATTTTGCACACGAGTTGTGCATAAAATCTGTTGACATGAAAAGGCCCGTTTCGAATGGGTTGATGCAGAAAGTAGCTGATGCTTTGTTTGAGCAATCAGAAGCTGAAAAGGCAAAGGAACTCTTGAAGTTGAAGGACTCGAAGGGTAGATTACCCGATGGGAACTCATTGCCTGCAGGTGATTAG
- the LOC142555919 gene encoding uncharacterized protein LOC142555919 isoform X2, whose product MAAPYLPLYVSPLHLVLWRDLQIVVDLITRHHVGRSDNRLRPASAGSARNLDDKTPFLSHNAQIGRNFDEDERKPLDGVSGPRRTISDVNIHAQESGFVEPKMDNFRGIRTGNMTASVQISQLSGDSVVSPHTGRRIEVHNGGLCVQNFTGSVSTRLNYSNVADNTGKTGWIQS is encoded by the exons ATGGCGGCTCCATACCTTCCGCTCTACGTCTCCCCTCTGCACCTGGTGT TATGGCGCGACCTGCAGATCGTGGTGGATTTGATCACCAGGCACCATGTGGGAAGGTCAGATAATAGGTTGCGTCCTGCATCTGCAGGCTCTGCAAGGAACCTTGATGACAAGACCCCGTTTTTAAGTCACAACGCACAGATTGGTCGCAATTTTGACGAGGATGAACGCAAGCCTCTGGATGGGGTGTCAGGTCCTCGTCGAACAATCAGCGATGTGAACATTCATGCTCAAGAAAGTGGTTTTGTAGAGCCAAAGATGGATAATTTTCGTGGTATTAGAACTGGTAATATGACTGCTTCAGTTCAAATTTCACAATTGTCAGGTGATTCAGTGGTTAGCCCTCATACTGGGAGGCGGATTGAAGTGCATAATGGGGGATTATGTGTCCAAAATTTTACTGGTAGTGTGAGTACTAGGTTGAATTATTCAAATGTGGCTGATAATACTGGGAAGACTGGCTGGATCCAATCCTAA
- the LOC142555919 gene encoding uncharacterized protein LOC142555919 isoform X1: MQKQSWLMPVLLRRFHPVGGTQKNIFFIRKMSKSLEIQRPVQIFFTTPTILMERGINDAAISGHMQSPSRVMQGATMANISFHVTPHYGEKAENVNRTDWRDHPSSDDRIDSQMRSRRNEIQKNNKDLEKHRNQQLQYRPPSPETWRKPVEQPRPDSPPLRYGKAASAVSLPRPFQDQYLIKHLVIDFPGPKVFRGLVKFLFPDLRVQPQDPR, translated from the exons ATGCAGAAACAAAGTTGGCTCATGCCAGTGCTCTTGAGAAGGTTTCATCCGGTAGGTGGAACTCAAAAGAACATATTCTTCATCAGAAAGATGTCCAAGTCCTTGGAAATccagagaccagtgcagatttTCTTTACAACGCCAACG ATTTTGATGGAGCGTGGGATTAACGATGCTGCTATTAGCGGTCACATGCAATCTCCCTCGAG GGTCATGCAAGGAGCCACCATGGCAAATATATCCTTCCATGTCACTCCCCATTATGGTGAAAAAGCCGAAAATGTGAACCGCACTGACTGGCGAGATCATCCAAGTAGTGACGACAGAATTGATTCACAGATGAGGAGCAGGAGAAATGAAATTCAAAAGAATAACAAAGATCTTGAGAAGCATCGAAATCAGCAGCTACAGTATAGACCTCCATCACCAGAGACTTGGCGGAAACCTGTAGAACAACCAAGGCCAGACTCCCCCCCTCTTCGCTATGGTAAAGCAGCTTCTGCAGTGAGCTTGCCCAGACCTTTTCAAGATCAGTATCTGATCAAGCACTTGGTGATCGATTTTCCGGGTCCAAAGGTCTTCAGAGGCCTGGTCAAATTCCTTTTTCCCGATTTACGGGTCCAACCCCAAGACCCCAGATAA